One region of Tumebacillus amylolyticus genomic DNA includes:
- a CDS encoding phosphate ABC transporter substrate-binding protein has translation MFNVSKKAVAFSMVATLAAGLMVGCGTDSSAEATKSGDAGKATETKSDLSGKITASGSTALLPLVKQAATEFQDQNKSVTIDVSGGGSGTGLKQVAEGSVTVGMSDVESGKDYADKGLVDHQVVVAPFVLVTNKDVNVTNLTKEQAGKIFTGEISNWKDVGGKDEKITIVGRPESSGSRKLVKALVLPADKDFAKDAIAQDSTGAVRQTVQQTAGSIGYIDAPYITPEINVLKFENVEYSKDNIFNGTYKLFAFEHMYTKGEPDKVTKAFLDYIMSDAFQSKTVEELKFIPVNKMKK, from the coding sequence GTGTTTAACGTGTCGAAGAAGGCGGTCGCATTCTCTATGGTAGCAACGCTCGCCGCCGGTCTGATGGTAGGGTGCGGAACTGATTCCAGTGCAGAAGCAACGAAATCCGGTGACGCAGGTAAAGCCACCGAAACCAAATCCGATCTCTCTGGCAAAATCACCGCATCCGGCTCCACGGCACTGCTGCCGCTCGTCAAGCAAGCAGCGACTGAATTCCAAGATCAAAATAAATCGGTTACCATCGACGTTTCCGGCGGCGGTTCGGGCACCGGCCTGAAGCAAGTTGCAGAAGGCTCCGTCACCGTCGGGATGTCGGACGTCGAATCCGGCAAGGACTACGCAGACAAAGGTCTCGTCGATCACCAAGTCGTCGTCGCACCGTTCGTTCTCGTCACCAACAAGGACGTAAACGTCACCAACTTGACCAAGGAACAAGCGGGCAAGATCTTCACCGGCGAAATTTCCAACTGGAAAGACGTCGGCGGCAAAGACGAAAAAATCACCATCGTCGGCCGTCCGGAATCCTCCGGCTCCCGCAAACTGGTCAAAGCACTCGTACTGCCGGCCGACAAAGACTTCGCCAAAGACGCAATCGCACAAGACTCCACCGGCGCAGTTCGCCAAACCGTTCAACAAACCGCGGGTTCGATCGGCTACATCGACGCTCCGTACATCACGCCGGAGATCAACGTCCTGAAGTTCGAAAACGTCGAATACAGCAAAGACAACATCTTCAACGGCACCTACAAACTGTTCGCCTTCGAACACATGTACACCAAAGGCGAGCCGGACAAAGTCACCAAAGCGTTCCTCGACTACATCATGTCGGACGCGTTCCAATCCAAAACCGTGGAAGAACTCAAGTTCATCCCGGTCAACAAAATGAAAAAGTAA
- the pstA gene encoding phosphate ABC transporter permease PstA: MNSKVTNKLATGMFWLVGLGILAILAWFLWHILSAGLPHISWKFLTKKPEEMLAGGGIGPQLFNSFYILALSLLFSIPFGIGAGIWLSEYAKKNWFTSLVRLATEMLASVPSIVFGLFGLLVFVTTLHMGYSIIGGALTLSLLNLPVLVRVTEETLRSVPDSYREASLALGSTKWQTIRKVLLPTALPGLITGITLVAGRALGESAILIFTAGVSVSRFAPDLNLFASGETLSVHLWYVRSEGLVPDATQIAEGTAALLVVVVLLLNLLIALPSRLLRRKYR; the protein is encoded by the coding sequence ATGAACTCCAAAGTAACCAACAAACTCGCCACCGGGATGTTCTGGCTGGTCGGTCTCGGAATTCTCGCGATCCTCGCATGGTTCCTGTGGCACATCTTGAGCGCAGGTCTCCCGCACATCTCGTGGAAGTTTTTAACCAAAAAGCCGGAGGAAATGCTCGCCGGCGGCGGCATCGGGCCGCAATTGTTCAACTCGTTCTACATCTTGGCACTCTCTCTGCTCTTCTCGATTCCGTTTGGGATCGGCGCGGGCATCTGGCTGTCTGAATATGCCAAGAAAAACTGGTTCACCTCACTCGTGCGCCTCGCAACGGAAATGCTCGCCTCCGTTCCGTCCATCGTCTTCGGTCTGTTCGGTCTGCTCGTCTTCGTGACGACGCTGCACATGGGCTACTCGATCATCGGCGGTGCGTTGACGCTCTCGCTGCTCAATCTCCCGGTGCTCGTGCGCGTCACCGAAGAAACGCTGCGCTCTGTGCCGGACTCGTACCGGGAAGCCTCGCTTGCGCTCGGTTCGACCAAATGGCAGACGATCCGCAAAGTTCTGCTGCCGACCGCTCTGCCGGGTCTGATCACGGGGATTACGCTCGTCGCGGGCCGTGCGCTTGGAGAATCGGCGATCTTGATCTTCACCGCGGGCGTGTCCGTTTCGCGCTTCGCCCCGGACCTCAACTTGTTCGCGTCGGGGGAAACCCTGTCGGTCCACCTCTGGTATGTGCGCTCGGAGGGCCTCGTCCCCGATGCCACCCAGATTGCAGAAGGCACCGCCGCACTGCTGGTCGTCGTAGTCTTGCTCCTCAATTTGCTGATTGCCTTGCCGAGCCGCCTATTAAGGAGGAAATATAGATGA
- the phoU gene encoding phosphate signaling complex protein PhoU, with translation MDSRKGFHYALDELQHGILKMGVMVEEAIYLAVKSLATQDLKIAESVIQNDKQINDRMIEIESLCLKLLALQQPMASDLRVIGTAMKIVTDLERIGDHAVDIAKTTRRLSGEPLVKPLVDTPRMADMIKEMLHEALNAYVKRDVELAKGLAAKDDEVDGLYKQIFNELQELMENDRSSVKQAIMLLMVCQYLERIGDHATNIGEWVIYMVSGDRTDLNI, from the coding sequence GTGGACTCTAGAAAAGGATTTCACTACGCACTCGATGAACTGCAACACGGCATTTTGAAAATGGGCGTGATGGTCGAAGAAGCGATCTACCTCGCCGTCAAGTCGCTGGCGACCCAGGACCTGAAAATCGCCGAGAGCGTCATTCAAAACGACAAGCAAATCAACGACCGCATGATCGAGATCGAATCGCTCTGCTTGAAACTCTTGGCGTTGCAGCAACCGATGGCGTCCGACCTGCGCGTGATCGGCACGGCGATGAAGATCGTCACCGACTTGGAGCGCATCGGCGACCACGCGGTCGACATCGCCAAAACCACACGCCGTCTGTCTGGCGAACCGTTGGTCAAACCGCTGGTCGACACGCCGCGCATGGCGGACATGATCAAAGAGATGCTGCACGAAGCGCTGAACGCCTACGTCAAGCGCGACGTCGAACTGGCGAAGGGACTCGCGGCCAAGGACGACGAAGTCGACGGTCTCTACAAGCAGATCTTCAACGAACTGCAAGAGTTGATGGAAAACGACCGCTCCAGCGTCAAGCAAGCGATTATGCTCCTGATGGTCTGCCAGTACCTCGAACGGATCGGAGACCACGCCACGAACATCGGCGAATGGGTTATCTACATGGTCAGCGGAGACCGTACGGACTTAAATATCTAA
- a CDS encoding helix-turn-helix domain-containing protein, which yields MNNTSLGQRIRQARKELSLTQNELAQGIVTSSMICQIENGKAFPSYQVLQSLSERLNKPIEFFVSDTDASKRQRSSYTLAKALMASESYEKAYSLLKTLQETHGTEQDEFQMTLSECCQRLGKFEEASEPLDKLLSNAIHNGDVSQQVTILQRLGDIAEQSGQYQLALYHWHKAYDLLNKSEIDPAVKSRLLTSIGNTYYKLGYLEESLQFLQQAYDSRESFLTLEEVGQMYLNLSLSYRDSNDYKKAAYFSEQAYIIFKSQTNMKLATDVKRSLGVLLGKQGQALEALTILEECMEHYLRDGDLYNLGLTELEAAQILHAKGDLEAAIERLHNSLGKFSHNELETARAHHMLADMYRHKRDLPTAIQHLNNSLHLYQKQGQSVGLIEAMSLSVKLYEEWDNFRQSKYGEAITA from the coding sequence ATGAACAATACGTCTTTAGGTCAACGCATCCGCCAAGCCCGCAAAGAATTGAGCCTGACGCAAAACGAACTTGCACAAGGAATCGTCACTTCCAGCATGATTTGCCAGATTGAGAACGGCAAAGCATTCCCTTCCTATCAAGTGTTGCAATCGCTGTCTGAGCGCCTGAACAAGCCGATTGAATTCTTCGTAAGCGACACCGATGCGTCCAAGCGTCAACGCTCTTCCTACACGCTGGCAAAAGCCCTGATGGCGTCTGAGTCCTATGAAAAAGCGTACTCTCTGCTCAAAACCTTGCAGGAAACGCATGGAACGGAACAGGACGAGTTCCAGATGACGCTCTCGGAGTGCTGCCAACGACTCGGCAAATTCGAGGAAGCGAGCGAGCCGCTCGACAAACTGCTCTCCAATGCGATTCACAACGGCGACGTTTCGCAGCAGGTCACGATCTTGCAGCGCCTCGGCGACATCGCCGAGCAATCCGGCCAGTACCAACTCGCGCTCTACCACTGGCACAAAGCGTACGACCTCTTGAACAAAAGCGAGATCGACCCGGCCGTCAAATCGCGTCTCTTGACGTCGATTGGCAACACCTACTACAAACTCGGCTACCTGGAAGAGTCGCTGCAATTCCTGCAACAAGCGTATGACTCCCGCGAGTCGTTCCTCACTCTGGAAGAAGTCGGGCAGATGTACCTGAACCTCTCCCTGTCGTACCGCGACTCCAACGATTACAAAAAAGCGGCGTACTTCTCCGAGCAAGCGTACATCATCTTCAAGAGCCAAACCAACATGAAGCTGGCAACCGATGTGAAGCGTTCGCTTGGCGTCCTGTTGGGCAAGCAAGGCCAAGCGTTGGAAGCGCTGACGATTCTGGAGGAGTGCATGGAACACTACCTGCGTGACGGCGACCTGTACAACCTCGGCTTGACGGAACTTGAGGCCGCACAGATTCTGCATGCCAAAGGCGACCTCGAAGCGGCGATTGAACGCCTGCACAACTCGCTTGGCAAGTTCAGCCACAACGAGTTGGAAACGGCCCGCGCCCACCACATGCTCGCCGACATGTACCGCCACAAGCGCGATCTCCCGACGGCGATCCAACACCTCAACAACTCGCTGCACCTCTACCAAAAACAAGGCCAATCGGTCGGCCTGATCGAAGCGATGAGCCTCTCCGTCAAACTCTACGAAGAGTGGGATAACTTCCGCCAAAGCAAATACGGCGAAGCGATCACGGCGTAA
- a CDS encoding histidine kinase, whose product MPIEVDAKVLDAAINGTLQAIEDGKNQVFEIAESARKEEKAMREDALVIQRQVAETIREVERLERASTMARHKLVEVSREFERYSEAEIKQAYDDAHKIQTQVLVTREREQNLRTRRDDLDRRLRNLEQTIARAEALITQLGVAFSYLSGDLLQIGNVLKNVEQRRFLGIRVIQAQEEERKRVAREIHDGPAQTMANVVLRAEICEKMLDRDVEKVRSELRELKDSVRVSLSEVRQIIFDLRPMALDDLGLVPTLRRYLADFQDKHKILTELKVFGREKRFNNPLEVAVFRSIQEALNNIWKHAKAQTATVRLELTDKQVNVHIEDDGVGFDASEATSGPEGGHFGLLGIKERIQLLDGKLEIKSSRGKGTKVILSLPITDE is encoded by the coding sequence GTGCCGATTGAAGTAGATGCGAAGGTATTGGATGCCGCCATCAACGGGACCCTGCAAGCTATCGAGGACGGCAAGAACCAAGTCTTCGAGATCGCGGAGAGCGCCCGCAAAGAAGAGAAAGCGATGCGCGAGGATGCCCTGGTGATTCAACGCCAAGTGGCGGAGACCATCCGTGAAGTGGAGCGTTTGGAACGGGCCTCAACGATGGCGCGTCACAAATTAGTAGAAGTCAGCCGCGAATTCGAGCGTTATTCGGAAGCGGAGATCAAACAAGCGTACGACGATGCCCACAAGATCCAGACTCAAGTCTTGGTCACCCGCGAGCGCGAGCAGAACCTGCGCACCCGCCGCGACGACCTCGACCGCCGACTGCGCAATTTGGAACAAACCATTGCGCGGGCGGAAGCGCTGATCACCCAGTTGGGCGTAGCGTTTTCCTATCTATCCGGAGATTTGCTGCAGATTGGCAACGTCTTGAAGAACGTCGAGCAACGCCGCTTCCTCGGCATCCGCGTCATTCAAGCGCAAGAGGAGGAACGCAAGCGCGTCGCCCGCGAAATTCACGACGGGCCGGCGCAAACGATGGCCAACGTCGTGTTGCGTGCCGAAATCTGCGAGAAGATGCTGGACCGCGATGTGGAGAAAGTCCGCAGCGAGCTGCGTGAACTCAAAGACAGCGTGCGCGTCTCGCTCTCTGAAGTGCGCCAGATCATCTTCGACCTGCGTCCGATGGCGTTGGACGATCTGGGCTTGGTGCCGACGTTGCGCCGCTATCTCGCCGATTTTCAAGACAAGCACAAGATCCTGACCGAACTCAAAGTGTTCGGGCGGGAGAAGCGCTTTAACAACCCCTTGGAAGTGGCGGTCTTCCGCTCGATCCAAGAAGCGCTGAACAACATCTGGAAGCATGCAAAAGCGCAGACGGCGACCGTCCGCTTGGAGCTGACGGACAAGCAAGTCAACGTGCATATAGAGGATGACGGAGTCGGTTTCGATGCAAGCGAAGCCACTTCCGGCCCCGAGGGCGGTCACTTCGGACTGCTCGGGATCAAAGAACGCATCCAGTTGCTCGACGGCAAACTGGAGATCAAGTCAAGTCGAGGAAAAGGCACGAAGGTGATTCTCTCGCTGCCGATCACAGATGAATGA
- a CDS encoding response regulator gives MQKEKIRLLLADDHTLFRQGLRRIFELEDDMDIVGECQDGELAVSKSLDLRPDVVLMDINMPKKTGVEATRDIKLQEEGIKILILSIHDDEAYIFETIRAGANGYLLKDVESNTLVEAVRQVASGSSFIHPQVTTKLLDEFKRLSNQVYDGDYEPNEPTLSLEWQDILTQREMEILKLMAEGKSNRTIGEVLFISEKTVKNHVSSILGKLGVDDRTQAVITAAKRSWVKL, from the coding sequence ATGCAGAAAGAAAAAATCCGACTGCTCTTAGCGGATGACCACACGCTGTTTCGGCAAGGTTTGCGCCGGATCTTTGAACTAGAGGATGACATGGACATCGTCGGCGAATGCCAAGACGGCGAATTGGCCGTCTCCAAATCGCTTGACCTGCGCCCGGATGTGGTGCTGATGGACATCAACATGCCGAAGAAGACCGGAGTCGAAGCGACGCGTGACATCAAGCTTCAAGAAGAAGGGATCAAGATCCTGATCCTCTCCATTCACGATGACGAAGCGTACATCTTCGAGACGATCCGCGCCGGCGCGAACGGGTACTTATTGAAAGACGTGGAATCGAATACGCTGGTGGAAGCGGTGCGCCAAGTGGCGAGCGGTTCTTCGTTCATCCACCCGCAAGTGACGACGAAATTGCTCGACGAATTCAAGCGTCTGTCCAACCAAGTGTACGACGGCGACTATGAACCGAACGAGCCGACGTTGTCTCTGGAATGGCAGGACATCTTGACCCAGCGCGAGATGGAAATTCTCAAGCTGATGGCGGAAGGCAAAAGCAACCGCACCATCGGCGAAGTGCTGTTCATCTCGGAGAAAACGGTCAAGAACCATGTTTCGAGCATCCTCGGCAAACTCGGCGTCGACGACCGCACCCAAGCGGTGATCACGGCGGCCAAGCGTAGCTGGGTCAAATTGTAA
- the pstB gene encoding phosphate ABC transporter ATP-binding protein PstB has translation MNNNKIQVQNLNLFYGENQALYDIDLSMGAGSITAFIGPSGCGKSTLLRTLNRMNDLIAGVKITGDVLVDNQQIYSDDIDVVSLRKRVGMVFQRPNPFPMSIYDNIAYGPRIHGIKRKRDLDEIVEKSLKQAALWDEVKDRLHKSAMGLSGGQQQRLCIARLLAVDPDVLLMDEPTSALDPISTLKVEELTQELKDKYTIIIVTHNMQQAARISDTTAFFLNGVMVEHGETDKLFTNPGDQRTEDYITGRFG, from the coding sequence ATGAACAACAACAAGATCCAAGTGCAGAACCTCAACCTGTTCTACGGAGAGAACCAAGCCCTCTACGACATCGACCTCTCGATGGGAGCAGGTTCGATCACCGCGTTTATCGGTCCGTCCGGCTGTGGCAAATCCACGCTGCTGCGCACTTTGAACCGCATGAACGACCTCATCGCGGGCGTCAAGATCACAGGCGACGTGCTCGTGGACAACCAACAAATTTACAGCGATGACATCGACGTCGTGTCGCTGCGCAAGCGCGTCGGCATGGTCTTCCAGCGACCGAACCCGTTCCCGATGTCGATCTACGACAACATCGCATACGGGCCGCGCATTCACGGCATCAAACGCAAGCGCGACCTCGACGAGATCGTGGAAAAATCGCTCAAGCAAGCCGCGCTCTGGGACGAAGTCAAAGACCGTCTCCACAAATCGGCAATGGGTCTGTCCGGCGGTCAGCAACAACGTCTGTGCATCGCCCGCCTGCTTGCCGTCGATCCGGACGTGTTGCTGATGGACGAACCGACGTCCGCGCTCGACCCGATCTCGACCTTGAAAGTCGAAGAACTGACCCAAGAGCTCAAAGACAAGTACACGATCATCATCGTCACGCACAACATGCAACAAGCGGCCCGCATCTCGGACACCACCGCGTTTTTCCTGAACGGCGTGATGGTGGAACACGGCGAAACCGACAAACTCTTCACCAATCCCGGTGACCAACGCACGGAAGATTACATCACCGGACGATTTGGTTGA
- the pstC gene encoding phosphate ABC transporter permease subunit PstC: MDIAIQDTPQNDRSSSAPPSWNNRRRRTDRLMRGLFVGSATFVSLIIFSIIVFVGSQGLKTFSDVSLLQFLSLDWTPAENKFGAGVFILGSFIVTGLALVLAVPVAVVGAVFMAKIAPSWMREIMRPATDLFVGIPSVVYGLVGLTTFVPIVGKLTGTAGFGVLPAALILAIMILPTIISVSEDAIRTLPGTLEEASYALGATRWQTIRKVLIPAATPGILTGVILGMGRAIGEAMAVQMVIGNAPLLPKGLGDPTSVLTTQIVKEMLNAPFGSTLSNSLFLMSLVLLLVSLSLILIIRIVARRRAV, encoded by the coding sequence ATGGACATTGCGATCCAAGATACGCCCCAGAACGATCGCTCCTCATCGGCACCGCCGAGTTGGAACAACCGCCGCCGTCGGACAGATCGTTTGATGCGCGGGCTGTTCGTCGGCTCTGCTACATTTGTTTCTCTGATTATTTTTTCGATCATCGTGTTTGTCGGCAGTCAAGGGTTGAAGACGTTCTCCGATGTGAGCCTCTTGCAGTTCCTCTCCTTGGACTGGACTCCCGCTGAGAATAAATTCGGGGCCGGCGTGTTCATCCTCGGGTCGTTCATCGTCACAGGCCTCGCTCTGGTACTCGCCGTACCGGTGGCTGTAGTAGGCGCCGTATTCATGGCAAAAATCGCACCGAGTTGGATGCGCGAAATCATGCGCCCGGCGACCGACTTGTTCGTCGGCATCCCGTCGGTCGTCTACGGTCTAGTCGGGTTGACCACGTTCGTCCCGATTGTCGGCAAACTGACAGGGACCGCCGGTTTTGGTGTGCTCCCCGCCGCTTTGATTCTCGCGATCATGATCCTCCCGACGATCATCTCCGTCTCCGAAGACGCGATCCGCACGTTGCCGGGGACGCTGGAAGAAGCGTCCTACGCATTGGGGGCCACGCGCTGGCAGACGATTCGCAAAGTGTTGATCCCGGCCGCGACTCCGGGCATTCTGACGGGTGTCATCCTCGGCATGGGCCGTGCGATCGGGGAAGCGATGGCCGTTCAGATGGTCATCGGGAACGCGCCGCTGTTGCCCAAAGGTCTCGGCGATCCGACTTCCGTCCTGACCACGCAAATTGTAAAAGAGATGCTGAACGCGCCGTTTGGCTCCACGCTCAGCAACTCGCTGTTCCTCATGTCGCTCGTGCTGTTGCTCGTCTCTCTGTCTCTGATTCTCATCATCCGAATCGTGGCACGCAGGAGGGCTGTCTAA
- a CDS encoding putative bifunctional diguanylate cyclase/phosphodiesterase, with product MHEKKQASKRRSRGVIVKPLLLGSLLSFAIVSAVVLLLEQGRSHTLFGLPWGAPNGENIALRALIINAIQLGLVCFGLLFRGYDVISRAFRRRINAVYTVMLGLSYGALVLKYFNSTTINAIEQIFGVVGIVGIPATLYALYLLVIVYRRVENRLEDAQELSVKYYNQLITDSLTGLPNRILFQDQLTAKLAEVQKKRKKLAVLFLDLDRFKFINDTLGHRVGDLLLQGVVERLQRVMRRDETLYRLGGDEFILVTECEQKSDGLERANALLHHMEDPFEIDDHELFITTSIGLSWYPDDGEDMETLFKNADMAMYRAKDHGRNNVQQYESVMNVHAVERLQLEKDLRKAIEREEFRVFYQPQIDIDSGRMIGMEALVRWQHPERGMVSPGLFIPLAEETNLIVPIGEWVMRTACVQTKRWHDAGFPHIRVSINLSAHQFTQPSLVSKVRTILEETGIEPKYVDLEITESITMTNVDKAISTMSELTGLGIQISIDDFGTGYSSLSYLKKFPIHTLKIDQSFVRDIPQNSDDAAIATAVIAMAHSLNLNVIAEGVETEEQLEFLRERNCNEYQGYLCSRPLPPHEFEELLANELQMRT from the coding sequence ATGCACGAGAAAAAACAAGCATCCAAGCGTCGTTCGCGTGGTGTCATCGTCAAGCCCCTGTTGCTGGGGAGTTTGCTATCTTTTGCGATCGTCTCTGCCGTCGTGCTTCTGTTGGAGCAGGGCAGATCACATACTCTCTTCGGCCTGCCTTGGGGGGCGCCGAACGGAGAGAACATTGCACTGCGGGCGTTGATCATCAACGCCATTCAATTGGGGCTCGTCTGCTTCGGTCTGTTGTTCCGCGGCTACGATGTGATCTCCAGAGCGTTTCGCCGACGGATCAACGCGGTCTACACCGTGATGCTGGGACTTTCCTACGGCGCGCTGGTCTTGAAGTACTTCAATTCCACCACGATCAACGCCATCGAGCAAATCTTCGGCGTGGTCGGGATCGTCGGCATCCCGGCGACGCTCTATGCGTTGTATTTGCTCGTCATCGTCTACCGCCGCGTCGAGAATCGCCTCGAGGACGCCCAAGAACTGTCCGTCAAATACTACAACCAATTGATCACCGATTCGCTGACCGGCTTGCCGAACCGCATCCTGTTTCAAGACCAACTGACCGCCAAACTTGCCGAGGTGCAGAAAAAACGCAAGAAACTCGCCGTGTTGTTTCTCGACCTTGACCGTTTCAAGTTCATCAACGACACGCTCGGGCATCGCGTGGGCGATCTGCTTTTACAGGGAGTCGTGGAACGGTTGCAGCGTGTGATGAGAAGGGACGAGACGCTCTATCGTCTGGGCGGCGACGAGTTCATCCTCGTCACGGAGTGCGAGCAGAAGTCGGACGGGCTCGAGCGGGCGAACGCTCTGTTGCACCATATGGAAGACCCGTTCGAGATCGACGACCACGAATTGTTCATCACGACCTCCATCGGGCTCTCGTGGTACCCGGATGACGGCGAAGACATGGAGACGCTGTTCAAAAACGCCGACATGGCGATGTATCGCGCCAAAGACCACGGCCGCAACAACGTCCAGCAGTACGAATCGGTCATGAACGTCCATGCGGTCGAACGCTTGCAGTTGGAGAAAGACTTGCGCAAAGCGATCGAGCGCGAGGAATTCCGCGTCTTCTACCAACCGCAGATCGACATCGACAGCGGTCGGATGATCGGGATGGAAGCGCTGGTGCGCTGGCAGCATCCGGAGCGCGGCATGGTCTCCCCCGGTCTGTTCATCCCGCTCGCCGAAGAGACGAACTTGATCGTCCCGATCGGCGAGTGGGTCATGCGCACCGCCTGCGTGCAGACCAAGCGCTGGCACGATGCCGGATTCCCGCATATCCGCGTCTCGATCAACCTGTCCGCGCACCAGTTCACCCAGCCGTCGCTGGTTTCCAAAGTGCGCACGATCTTGGAAGAGACGGGCATCGAACCGAAGTACGTGGACCTCGAAATCACCGAGAGCATCACGATGACCAACGTCGACAAAGCGATCTCCACCATGTCGGAGCTGACCGGACTTGGCATCCAGATCTCCATCGACGACTTCGGGACGGGGTATTCGTCGCTTTCGTATCTCAAGAAATTCCCGATCCACACGCTGAAAATCGACCAGTCCTTCGTCCGCGACATCCCGCAGAACTCCGATGACGCGGCGATTGCCACAGCGGTCATCGCGATGGCACACTCGTTGAACCTCAACGTCATCGCCGAGGGCGTGGAGACGGAGGAACAGTTGGAGTTCCTGCGCGAGCGCAACTGCAACGAATACCAAGGCTATCTCTGCTCACGTCCGCTCCCGCCGCATGAGTTCGAAGAATTGCTGGCCAATGAATTGCAAATGAGAACCTGA